The sequence CCTGATTTATAGACATTAGTTGAGACAACGGGGTTTTTGAAGTTTGCCACAATACTACTGCTATTCAACATCCTTATTATCAGAAAATTACAAGCAACAAGTTCATACTACAGAATGAAccttattaaacaaaaattgtaACTAAAGAGATAAGATAAACATATATTCCCGACAAAAGAAAACTTATATATTCACTTAAAATAACTAATAGGAAAATATAATCAATTAGTTTCCCTTGATAAGCATGCCCTTGGCCTCTTTCAACAAACGTAGCACGTTTCTCATTTTCATCCGTTCGCTAGCTGCATACGCAGTACAAGCCAAGCCAACTTCAATAGTTTTCTTAAGGCAATCAAGTTTTGCATGAAGTTGTGCACCAGAAACATCGATGAGTCCCTTAAGTTTAGGATCAATCACTTCCATAATTGCGTTACTTTGAAACCCATAACTTATCCATGATATTAGATTTTGATCTCCTTCGAAGCGCTCGTCCATTGGGCTTTTTCCACTCAAGAGCTCTAACAACATCACTCCAAAGCTATATACATCTCCTGCTTGTGATGGCTTTTCTCCAAGCCCATACTCTGCATATATAACAATCCCAAATCAGCGtgagaatataaaatatgttaccaAGGTAGTAAAAAAACTATATTGAATAGTAATAACAAGTTTAGCATATGTAGACTGTTTATAAGATTTAAAGGTGAGCAACTAACCTGGAGGAATATAACCAATGGAGCCTTTCAAGACATGTGTGGAGCTTATAGAAGCGTGATGACAATCATCGGATGCGTCAAACAACACACGAGCCAACCCAAAATCGCCGACCTTTGTAACCATGTCTTCGGTTAGAAGAATATTGCTAGGTTTTAGATCACAATGAACCACATGAACTTCACAATCATTGTGCAAATAATCCAATGCAGATGCAATGTCAATGGCTACATTCACTCTTTCTTCAAGATTTAACCCAACACTCCCATCAGGTTTTCTATGTTTACCTTTGATCCATTCTTCTAAGCTTCCATTGCTTAAAAATTCATACACCAAAGCCAAAAACTCATTGTTTTTGAAGTCTATGCTTGAACAAGAAGTTACTAGTTTCACAAGATTCCTGTGCCTTACATTCCTTAAAGCCTCACACTCTGCTATAAAGCCTTTGTAGTATCCGTTTGCCTTGAGATCAATGACTTTCACCGCAACATCAACCCCTCGTATCACCCCTTTGAATACCGATCCAAAGCTTCCAACACCAAGAATATTTCTAGGGTTGAAATTTTCAGTAGCTCTCCTGAGCTCATCATATGAAACATTCATAAATGGTTCCTTGAGGAGTGAATTTGATGATGAGGTAGATGTGGTAGACCTCTTTTCCATTCTTTTCCAAATCAAGAAACTTATCACACATATTGCAATCAGACCAACCGCACATGTAATAACGCTAACTTTCAAAAGTTTTCTGTGCGTCCGAGTTTTTCGACAAGTGTGAATGCAGAGCTTTGGATTCCCCTCCATATAAGCTTTAGAATGATCTTTGAAAACTCCACGGTTTGGGACCCATCCTTCAAGATTGTTGAATGAAATATTCAAGAACTTCATTGCTTGTAAATCTTGAAGTCTTGGAGGAATAACACCGGAAAGCTGGTTTGAAGAGAGATCAAGAAACTCTAGACCTTTTACTTCTGCTAATGCATCCGGGATTGGTCCGTCTAGATTATTGCCCGCCATGTTTAGCTTCTCCAAGCTTTGACAATCTTTGATAGATGAAGGGATGTGGCCTGAGAAGTTGTTACTAGAGAGATCTAGACTCACAAGGCTTTCGAGGCGACTTATATCTTGAGGAATTGGACCAGAAAATAGGTTGCTAGATAGATTCAAGACGGCACTCAAGCTAGGTAGGTTAAGAACTCCATTTGGTATGCTTCCATTTAGCATATTGCTGGATAGATCCATGGATAACATATTCTTGAAGTTTTCAAATGATAGTGAGATCCTACCTTGTAGTTTGTTGTGTGATAGATTGATCTCATTTAACCCGCCAAGATCACCAATAGAATCTGGTATTCTCCCAGTAAGCTGATTTCTCGCAAGTTCTAACACTTGCAAACCTTTCAATTTCCCAATATCTTGAGGGATTTCACCAGTGAGTGAGTTGTCACTGATGTTAAACAGAGTCAATCCTGTCAGATCGCCGATGGACTCAGGAATAATACCCGTGAAGCGGTTTCCTCCCATGAAAAGTTTGGAAAGATTCTTCGGAAGATTGCCAATAGATACCGGAATAACACCCTCCAAGAGGTTTCCATCAAATGCAAGGAAGTTAAGTTTGGAGCTATTACTGAAAGACTTGATGAAACTATCAAGATTTTGATCTCTACCCCAAACTAATTTATTGAATCCAATGTTGTACATTTCTAGGAATGGGAGATTTCCTAATCCTGATGGTATGGTCCCTTCTAAGAGGTTGTGTGCAGCGCGGATAACCTTAATATTTGTGAGGTTGTATAAAGAAGCTGGAATCTCTCCGCTGAACTTGTTGAAACACACGTTGAAAACCAAGAGTTTTGGAAGTGTGTATCCTATGTTGCTAGGAAACTGACCCCAAAAGTTGTTTGAAGCAATAACCAATGATTCTAGAGACGACATGTTGTAAATAGAAGGAGGAATTGTTCCAGAGAGGTTGTTTATGGTGAGATCAAGGACTTGAAGCCTTTGAAGACGACCCAACTCGTTAGGAACTGGACCACTAAGAGAGTTTGTGCCTAGGCTTAAAACGGTAAGAGATGAAATGTTTGAAAGAGATGGTGGAATGGGTCCATGCAACAGATTTTTTCCCAAGTTTAAAATAGTTAGGTTCTTGAGATCACCAAGTTGGTTCGGAACGATACCCGTGATCATATTTGAGGTTAGATCAAGGGCTCGTAGCTCTATTAACTTGCTTAGGTTGGAAGGTAAGGATCCGTCTAAGCTGTTAGAGCTTAAATTAAGAACCCTCAGACGAAAAAGATTTGTGATCTCTTTTGGAATTGGACCTCGAAGTTGATTATTTTGAAGTTGGAGAGATGTAAGAAAAGAGAGATTACCAATACTTGGGCTTATGGAACCGGTGAGACCATGACCAGAGAGGTTGATGGAAGTCACTCTTCTGATACGTGTGTCGCAAGTCACGCCAGTCCAATTACAAGGAGATGTGTTTGGGTCCCAAGAGAATGAAAGTGATTGTGGGTTTTGGCTCATTTGGGACTCGAACGAGAGCAGAGCTTCCCTATCCGTATTTAACGAAAAGGAAGCTGAGGGAACAATGGAAAATGTTGAAACGTAAAacattagaaaaaaaagaagctgaTGAACACTCAACCCCATTTTTATGATATCTCTTATTGATTTCTCCCTGTTGCATATGAAAATGAATCTTCATATGCTTCACAATTTATAGTGATTTGTTGGAGTACGCGTTTGGTGGGAACATATTTCTTTGGAGTCTTCTAGCACCGGTTACGTAAACATGATGTCTAACGATCAACACAAAAGTCTACGAACTTGACAATCCATCATTGTGTGTGTGTGGCCTACATTAAACTTTGTTGAAACTAGACTCTTGAACTCATTTACTTGAACCAAACGTACCGTTCTATCAATCTCTATCAGTGTTCTGGGCGGTGTAATGCACAAAACGTATTAAGTCACCATTCAACATTTTTGTGGTTATaagaaaaacaattttgtaGTTATTGCAATACAACTGTAGTGACAATTTCACTTTTGTTCAGACTACTATCTTGGCGCACAGCTTCATTGATttcatcaattttaaa comes from Brassica rapa cultivar Chiifu-401-42 chromosome A02, CAAS_Brap_v3.01, whole genome shotgun sequence and encodes:
- the LOC103848471 gene encoding putative receptor-like protein kinase At3g47110 encodes the protein MGLSVHQLLFFLMFYVSTFSIVPSASFSLNTDREALLSFESQMSQNPQSLSFSWDPNTSPCNWTGVTCDTRIRRVTSINLSGHGLTGSISPSIGNLSFLTSLQLQNNQLRGPIPKEITNLFRLRVLNLSSNSLDGSLPSNLSKLIELRALDLTSNMITGIVPNQLGDLKNLTILNLGKNLLHGPIPPSLSNISSLTVLSLGTNSLSGPVPNELGRLQRLQVLDLTINNLSGTIPPSIYNMSSLESLVIASNNFWGQFPSNIGYTLPKLLVFNVCFNKFSGEIPASLYNLTNIKVIRAAHNLLEGTIPSGLGNLPFLEMYNIGFNKLVWGRDQNLDSFIKSFSNSSKLNFLAFDGNLLEGVIPVSIGNLPKNLSKLFMGGNRFTGIIPESIGDLTGLTLFNISDNSLTGEIPQDIGKLKGLQVLELARNQLTGRIPDSIGDLGGLNEINLSHNKLQGRISLSFENFKNMLSMDLSSNMLNGSIPNGVLNLPSLSAVLNLSSNLFSGPIPQDISRLESLVSLDLSSNNFSGHIPSSIKDCQSLEKLNMAGNNLDGPIPDALAEVKGLEFLDLSSNQLSGVIPPRLQDLQAMKFLNISFNNLEGWVPNRGVFKDHSKAYMEGNPKLCIHTCRKTRTHRKLLKVSVITCAVGLIAICVISFLIWKRMEKRSTTSTSSSNSLLKEPFMNVSYDELRRATENFNPRNILGVGSFGSVFKGVIRGVDVAVKVIDLKANGYYKGFIAECEALRNVRHRNLVKLVTSCSSIDFKNNEFLALVYEFLSNGSLEEWIKGKHRKPDGSVGLNLEERVNVAIDIASALDYLHNDCEVHVVHCDLKPSNILLTEDMVTKVGDFGLARVLFDASDDCHHASISSTHVLKGSIGYIPPEYGLGEKPSQAGDVYSFGVMLLELLSGKSPMDERFEGDQNLISWISYGFQSNAIMEVIDPKLKGLIDVSGAQLHAKLDCLKKTIEVGLACTAYAASERMKMRNVLRLLKEAKGMLIKGN